GGAGAGCAGCTAGCCAACTTATTGTATTATTTCAGTGTTAGTAGtgagaataatattttttagttcaaaTACTGACATTCTTAAAATTCTAAATTCTTAATGACATCCTGCCTTCCATTTATTTGCCCTTACACATCCTGATGCCTTATATATTGCATGTGCCAGTCAATATTTGTTCTCGTGCCATGACTTAGGATCTATGAAAGGTTAGCAAACAGCAATTAAGATGCAATCCTCACAAGgagttaatttaattacatttaatgctCAACAAATAATGATTCATCAGAATTGCTCTACTGATTCCATGTAATGATAGTTTGGTAAGATAaatagaaaattataataatttaattaaattaaattttactataATAGGAAcaacacaaaatacaaaacaactaGGACTTTCCCATACCAacataatttaaagttaataataataaaaatagtaatatacaaaaaaagtaaagcaataataataataaataataacaatcagGAAAATGTACTTAAATTACAGTGGAAGTATGCATTCTGTGTTATGTTATTCAGCTAGATTGTGCTGCCTGTACACTGACAGTGATTCATCCCATAAGCCTTCTGCAGCTGAACATTAGTGGTCAGTGGGAAGACCGCAGAGTAGGGGGTTAAGACAGAATAAATCTTTTTGCACTTTATTTCCTCCTCCCTCTCATGGGGTCCCAGTGTGGGGTCTGCCGTATCTGCCGTTTGGCTATCACAACAGGGAGTATGAGAACGAGGCCCTGGACCGCAGCCATTCAGACTCAAAGGCAggttattattaattcattagctTAGTCGTCATTCCTGTCCCAGACAGGGTTATCTCAGCAGGGCATGGTGCTTGGAAGTTCAGCTGGCCTGCTTCTTATTTAGGCAACTGTGGCTTTCTTTggatttttgaaaacaaaaacttaagTGGAAAACAGTAGTGAGTTTACATTGAATTATCGTAGCTCCAAAGGTCATATTTACATGTTTCATGTTAACAAGTTTTAGACAATCTCAGTTTGGGTTACATGGAAACACTTTaaaactttgatttttttttattatttcaactcaaatcaatatttcatgtttatttatttaacgaGTTCCAGAATTGTTCAGGAAGGCATAATAAACACTAAACTGCATAATTCATCATTGTCAGAGGCAAGCGATTTCCTGTGCTAGTTGCATGCCTTTAAAATCACTCCCACTAGCTTTCTTTTTAATATGGAAGGCCGTTTCCGCAactgaatattaatgaaaaatgtaattgtgacttGTTATTTCgcaattcaaatttaattttctcTTGCACGtcttgcaattcagattttatttttattttttttttttctcgtggcATAAGCATCCATATAATGAAAGAAAACAGctatatttatatagatttttatatttatttaataaataatgtagcTAATGTTTATGCAGTAAATAATGTAATATGACAATACAGCTTAAGAAGACCTGCTCATAATGTTGGCTGATTcattgctgaagaaaaaaaagaaaaaaaaaagagaaacaaattacACAAGATATGCATGATATAAGTTATTTTACATAAATCATTGATATTTTTCTAAACATGTCATACTAGACAATGGACGAAAACCTAGTGAACCACTCGACTGCACATAACTTGGAAAAACAGGATGCAAGGTTGTGGACAGTATATCGCAAACTTATTTGCTTCCTCTTAGAAATCTATTGTTTCAGAACAGTTACATTCAAGAAAAAGCTCTTTGATAAGAGCAGAAATCAGAATATGAGACTATATTCTATTTAAGTGAGTGAACTGCTTTGGTGTTGCTTACATTAATTACAGGCTATTAATGTCTATGCatgacttattttaaaatgttaaagccTTTTAATATATCTTTGTCACTTAAAGACTCGTTTGGCCTTGTTTTTTTCAGCGAAGTCTCATGGTTCCCATGGTACTTTGAATGCAGTGGGTCACTGCACTAGGGCTGCAGCTTTGAGATGCCTCTGCTTTATACACAAAGGATCTCAGACTGAAGAAATTAATAGCACAGATCCACAacttaatgaaaaaaatttaatgaaaaaatatatatatatatataaataataataatattttttttttctaattcctaaataaaataaaaacaaatcaagtatttacataaaatctaaaacatttattaatttaaaattttgtttttatgttgacTTTGTTCTGTTTGTAAATGCTCTGCACATCTGGCATacgatgtatttttattttcatagttttcaCACCAATTTGCTATGGGCAGAAAATTTGATAAGTAAACGTTGCTGCCACCTGCTGGATGCTTAAGCAAAtgacatatttaaatgaaaaaaagttgtgCCGACAGGGGGCAGTCACAAACAATCACGAATTGAGACAGCAGGGGGCACACCAGTCATGTAGTAATGTTatatgagtgagagagagagagaaggaaccCCACGTGTTATGGTTGGTTCTGGGTCCCACAAAGCATCACAGAAAATATAACCTAAGGTTTCTCAGGAATAGACTTAATAGCTTAGACTTTCTCTAGATATGTCATTTTCAAATTCACAATTTTTGAATAAAAGTACTATGTAAATCAAGTTTATAATCTGAATAACTCATAACAGTCTTACGACTGATGTCAacattaatgtataataaaactTAACCTCACCGATGTACTCTCTTTGCAGTTGCATTCAATGTCAGCCTGCGGCCTCCTGAAACCATCTTCAAAATCATCTTCTGGCTTGGTTACTTAAACAGCTGCCTGAATCCCATCATCTATCCCTGCTACAGCCGGGAGTTCAAGCTAGCTTTCATCCGCATCCTGAAATGCAGATGTCACCGCAGGAGACGGCCAGGTTGGAGAGCGTACAGCTACCAGCGTGCGCACATCAACTCCTACTCACGGCAGGATTCAAAGGACTCTGTGAACTATGGTAGTTACCTTAATGGGAGCCAGAGAACCCTGTCCTCTGCCAGCCACAGCCCTAGTTATCATACCAAAGGCCTGTCGCATTTCCAGGAGGATGGACCCAGACATGCCCGGAGCAGGACACCCTCTGTGTTGTCAGAGAGTATTTTGGATCATCATCTTGAGCCTGTGGAGGAAGATCCAACTAATTCTGTAAGCAATCTGGATCAAGCTAGTATCACAAATTGGCCTCAAGGACAATTGAAAGAGTAGGAATGTCAAACTAGTGGCacaattcttttattttgtttaatcgTCTTAAGTATTTCTGTGGTCATGAATACAAAGAaatcatatttctttttaaactatttaaatctaATATACAGTTTGGCATTAGTTGACAAGCACAGTGTGAAATACTTCTTTAACAAACGCAGCATTAAAGCAATTTTGTTGCACTTTTTCATTAATTGTATCTTTAAGATGATGTATACAGTAAACTTAAAAATTTGTTCTTGCAAAACTAGTTTTTTCATCATAGATTAACAAAGGACAAACAACTGAATTTTTGAGCAAAGGGAAACTAATACATTTAGCTAAAGGGATATAAGATAACTTACTGGAATAAGAAAATTCTCACATCTCAAGAATCTCAgagcagattatttatttatcatcaaCAGATGCATTTCAAAGGCTCTTCACTGGATATAGACAATGcactgtacattttatttacattcattttcataCGCACCCATTTTCAAGAAAGGGGTCCTATAATTTTTTAGTAACAAAGAAGTCAGGCTACTCAATTAAACCCCTTAGGAAAAGGTGAGAACCGGCGATCAGTTTCCTCAATACTGCCTTGAACATTTCACATGAGGAATGTAAAACAAGActgcaaaaatacacatttatacaaCAGTCTTTGATCAATAGTGTAATTGGAAATATCATGATCCGTTTACGGTCCAAATCACTCAAAACACTGAATCCAAAGAAGAAACTTAAATgtgtaagtaaaaaataaataaattacacttaagaTTTAGTAACTTCAACCCAATATAAAAAAGGCAAACAgaatatgaaagaaaaatattcataaattgaACTGAATACACTTTTTACCTCCACCAGCAAAAGAGTAGTTTATAGTAtatagagattaaaaaaaaaaaaaaaaaaagaacagggcTCTGTTTTTATACACTATACAGTTTTGTAAATACAACATTCCTCTGATTAAACCCCTCCATCTACAAATCTGATGGGCTTTAATATCCCCCACAGCACTGTGTGAAAGGTCAGATCCCAGGACAGTTTTGTTTTGCTCTGTCGGTCTCTTCTGAAGAAGATTTGAATTTGATACAGATTCAGTCTCTTGCAGCATCTGAAATGAGATTATAGCATGAACAATTTAAGAAAGGATATTTAATATCTAACGATATGAACATTTGAAAAGAACTATAAATGCTCACTGTTTAAAAGGCTCCTTAAACTACAAACTTATTCTTGGTGGTGGAACCACTTTTGGTGGCTGTGTCCGCATGTGACTGGTATCCAATGATGACTTTCGGAGGCACACCTAATCTTTCCTTATACACACGCCTgtgaatagacaaaaaaaaaatataatatatacatttaaagacaGAATCAAAAAGTAACATTCGATTTGGGTTTAAGGCTGCTCTatgcctgctgaaaattcagtgtgCAATGctgcataaaagtaaaataaagttgCACTGAAATGCAAGTAGCAGcagatcttttcttctgtattgtgatataCATCCAAGTGTAACAGATTAACagtacagaaaagaaaaaaaaaaatgttgggctGGAACTTCTATGCACAGGTTGTTAACTGGATTTTGAGATGTAGGTGTTGCACATAAAAATCGAGGCAGATGAATACAAGCTTGAAGGGGCAAGGTCTAAGTGAACTAAATGATTTTTACCCTATGTGTACTATAGCATCTTTGTTCTCATAGTCTGTTGTCCATATCGCTATTTTGTCTCCCTTTGTTCGGATGTTGACGACAGCTCCACAGACGTCGTCACTGTGGTCATCAAATGCTTCTCCCACAAGGCACAAAAGCTGGAAAACATAACATCTCAACCTTTATGATCCACAAacacactatatatacacacatttcacagctAATGCAGTTACACTACCTGGAGAGAGTATGGACTTACCGTCTCCAACCAGAAGCGGTCCAGGTCGGCTCTGCGCTGCTGTTTGGACAGGGTGATCAGCCAGCGGCCGCCCAGCTTGTTTCTCTCATCTTCCCACATGGGCTCAATACCATCCTGCTCCAGAAAGAGCGCACGGATCATTTGAGATGATTTCAAATTTACTGCCATAATGTTATAATGCAATATTGTGCCTTACCTTGAAGAGGGAGTAGTCACATCCTGACATTAAGTTACTTGATAACTGAATGTGATTGTATAACCTAGGGAATCAAAACCTCTGTTAGTGTCACAGTGTTGCTTACAACTCACTGttgtctgtttatttaatcaGTGGCTGGTGAATCTATCATGCTGTCTGTGCCGTTTCAATTCTCTCATTAATACTCACGCCCAGAAGTCTTCCACCGTGTCAAACTTTGAGATGAGACGAAGATTAGCTTGCCATgttttgcttttgtcatttttaaagaaCCAAAGAGCCCATCTGCCAAAAGAAATACCCATGATAACTCttccagatagatagatagatagatatagttaaaaaaaataataataataataataatacatacacaAAACATGACATACGTGCCCTGGTTGGCTTTACCTGTTTTGCAAAGGATGTTTAATGTAATCTTCAAGACTCACTATCTCTTgcttattttcatcatttttttcttcatctgaatTTGTTGGATTTGTTGAAGTTTCCTACAGGGAAAGAAcagaacaatttaaaaacattttaatcttgTGTTTTGCAAGCTGAATGTGACATTATTTAACAGAAAATGCTATATGAGATATGCTATACTCACAATTTCTACTCAACAAAATATCTGTAGCTTGGCAGAactacaaaaaatgtatatatactgcACAAATGAAGATGGAGTTATCCAAATTAATTTACATGATTTTTCCAAGTctataaattacactttaaaaattaGGCAtcctcaaattattatatattgttttgtcttattttaaatcattgaaAGTCAACTCGGAAGTTTCCTGGGGTCCCGCGGTGTCAGAGTAAAGGTTATAGATTGCCTTAGGACAAGACacgaaaaaattaaaatcaatgtgCTATTACTTTTACCAATGAAACGcgattttaaatgtgttttgccCATTCCAAAATATATCATCGTAACTATATAAAAACTATTATGGATCTATATTATGGAACTATTAGGGATCCTTATTTAAGTTTCTCAGAAAGCTGCACTTTCTGGAAGTGTACATAAAAGTTCTCTAAAAGGGTGTCTAAGGAAAGGAAACAacgattatctttttttttttttttttcagtgataaaCAGGCATGtttagaaagaaaaacaaataatcttaCAACCAAACAAGTAACGTTAACTGTGTAAAATTCGACACACTGACTAAAAGTTCTCTACAAAACTTAACATTTCACGAAACTAAACACAATTCCACGCACATTTGTATCTTGACTAAAGATCAGA
This genomic stretch from Carassius auratus strain Wakin unplaced genomic scaffold, ASM336829v1 scaf_tig00214077, whole genome shotgun sequence harbors:
- the LOC113091092 gene encoding eukaryotic translation initiation factor 4E-1A; translated protein: MATAEPETSTNPTNSDEEKNDENKQEIVSLEDYIKHPLQNRWALWFFKNDKSKTWQANLRLISKFDTVEDFWALYNHIQLSSNLMSGCDYSLFKDGIEPMWEDERNKLGGRWLITLSKQQRRADLDRFWLETLLCLVGEAFDDHSDDVCGAVVNIRTKGDKIAIWTTDYENKDAIVHIGRVYKERLGVPPKVIIGYQSHADTATKSGSTTKNKFVV